TCTTggagcgcagatgtccgcagttctgcgcagatctgcagaatcccaccgctcccattggtgcagccgcgcagaactgcgaatATATTTTGATACTTGTTAGTGTTGAAAGAAGCGTATTATTGGGGAGTTCAAGTGGGTGCCAGTTCATTTTGGCAAGTCTTAAGTAGAAAAAGACGGAGAAATGACCCAGGAGGGCGTACATTTATATTAGGTTGGATCAGCTGTAATAAATGGGTATGGCTGGACATCTGCAGCCCAAGACCAATGCGTAAGATATCTGTCGTTATTGATTTCGTGTATACCTTGCGCCAATTAACAGCATTGTTAATACGAGTATGAATTATACGTGAAGACTGTGTCCCAGCTCATGTTACGTTAGTTACAGGGACATCTGTGTGGTTACATTTGCATCGCAACTGAAAAAATGAATTCCTGATTCCAATTCCTAATTGCAGTGGTaactattgtaaatatatttttttaaaatatggaaTTAGCTATTTCTCGCTTTAATGGTTACTAATGCACAAAAATACACAACTTAGCATCTCAGTTCACCAAATATGATGTTCCTCATACTATTGCATGGCAGTTAGGATGGATCCTCCTCTAACTATTTACCAGAGCACCAAACTGACCAACCGACCAAAGCAATGGTGCCTTTTCTCATTTTGTCATGACCGTCCATCGTTTCAAGGAACTGtgcaactgtatttaaatgcatttgaaatatgTTCAATGTTTTCCCATCgctttaaatacaaatgaaaatgctTTGGGATGTGCAAGTGCCAAGTGTTATGCAAATAGTTTAAAGTTTGGCATTGAAATGGATTTGCGTTTGACCCCAAGTCTACTCCTCACTCCCCATGATGTAGATGCTGATTGATTACACTTGAGCAAAGCAAAGGATCATGAGCTGGGATACAGGTGGAAGTGTCCAGCGTCACAATCTTAGCTCTCACAGCATTTCTTTTACACTAATTTGCAGAGTCAGCCTTGTTCAATTTTAATCTCTCTGTGAGTGACAGCACATCTATAGCAATAAGAACATCAAGGCTGCCTCAAAGATAAGGACAGGTTTCTTTGATTCCTTGAACAAATTCATTTCTCACATTTTGTCCTCCACATTATAAGTTGCGCAGCTTTCTTGCGTGTCCTTGACCACATCGTGCTCTCTCGTGCCATCTGTAAAGCTGTCTTTCATCTTGGCAGAAAGATTTTGAATGCCAACactctttttgtgtgtctgtcctgGGTCAGGAGCCGTTGTATCAATAAAAGCCAGCCTCTTCTTAATTATTAGGTGGAAGTTTGATCAGCGCTGCACTTTGATCTGAAAAAGTTGAATTGAATTGCATTTCAGATATGTTTAATAAAGAAAAGGTAATCCTGCTTAAGAaatggtttaattaaatattaaaagaagACTCTAGAATTTAAATTGTTGAGACAACTTTGTGTATCCCTGATGATGGGTTTAGCACAATGACAGGGAGCGTCCTACCCTGGCCTGCCATAACCCTGTTTGTGCCCGTGCCAGGTCTGCGCAATGCCCCTCGCTGCTGGGCCGTCATCCAACCCCTGCTGTGCGCCGTCTACATGCCCAAGTGTGACAACGGCAAGGTGGAGCTGCCCAGCCAGAGCCTGTGCCAGGCCACCCGGCGCCCCTGTGCCATTGTGGAGCGTGAGAGAGGCTGGCCAGACTTCCTCAAGTGCACTACCGACAAGTTCCCTGTGGGCTGCCAGGTAGGCTGTGTGCTTTTGTCATGTAACTGCGTGGCACTCTGGTTATCAGTTACGGGTATATTTTTTATGCCTGGTGCTACACAGGAGTCTTATCTCAGTTTAAGAGAATGTGCATCTTCTTCAGCACTGCAGTATTCTCTCTGGGTTTCTGTTATCTGTTATTATTTAAGATACACCTGaggaatgaaaacattatttgCAGTAGAGTGTTGGGGATTAAAGCAGGCAGTAAATGATTTCTGCTTAATGTAATGGCACAGGGGAGTGTCAGAGCaaggtgtgtgattgtgtgttggTTTGTGGTTGTGTGTTGGTTGTGTGCTGACAGCAGCTGTGATTACTCCCGACAGAATGAAGTCCAGAAGATCAAGTTCAACGCGTCGGGCCACTGCGAGTCCCCGCTGGTGAAGACGGATAACCCCGCTAGCTGGTATGAGGATGTGGAGGGCTGCGGCATCCAGTGCAACAACCCACTATTCACCCAGGAGGAGCACAGCGACATGCACGTCTACATCGCCGTGTTCGGCTCCCTCACACTCTTCTGCACCTTCTTCACACTGGTGAGGGGATGGGGGGGCTCTGAATCGCATGTGACGTCTAGCTGAGATCTCGTGGTTGATCTGTGATGCTGGTGATGGTTGTGACGAGCTTCTTAGTCAACGGCCTTCAAATGGGTTGTCCCATGTTGTTTCTGATCTCTCCGCGGTTGTTTTCTTTCAGGCCACCTTCGTAGCCGACTGGAAGAACTCCAACCGCTATCCCGCCGTCATCCTGTTCTACGTCAACGCCTGCTTCTTCATCGGCAGCATCGGCTGGCTGGCCCAGTTCATGGACGGAGCGCGGCAGGAGATCGTGTGCAAGAGCGATGACACCATGAGGCTCGGGGAACCCACGTGAGTCGGGCTGCCCGCTCTGAGCAGAATTGCCAGTTTTAATACTATCATTAGGTATCAATTTGGCCAAGGCCATTGACAAGGTCTACACAAGTACAGTTGGTGTTCAGGAACGGCGAGAAAAGGCAATGATATCCTTGATCTGTGTGGTGAAGAGTGGCACGTTTCCCCTCAGGTCCACGGAGACGCTGTCCTGCGTGATCATCTTCGTGATCGTCTACTACTCCATGATGTCGGGGGTCATCTGGTTTGTCATGCTCACCTACGCCTGGCACACCTCCTTCAAGGCCCTGGGCACCACTTACCAGCCTCTGAGCGGCAAGACTTCCTACTTTCACCTCTTCACCTGGTCCATCCCCTTCGTGCTGACTGTGGCCATACTGGCAATCAAACAGGTACAGTAGTGTGTTAATATAGTCTGTGAAATGCAGAGTTTTAGATTATCACAACTCCTTCATCCATTgttatatacagatatatatatataataaataaatggtaaGAAGATATGATTGTttatagaaaacaaaatctgaataCCTCTCAAGagttttaacatattttaatgCCTGCAAAATGGATGAATGTCTGGGCTTTATGTCTTCCTGTGCGTGCAGGTGGACGGAGACTCGGTCAGCGGCATCTGCTTTGTCGGCTATAAGAACTACAACTACAGAGCTGGGTTTGTGTTGGCTCCCATAGGTGTCGTCCTCGTCGTGGGGGGCTATTTTCTCATCCGAGGTGAGTTTCTGCGGACGTTTTGTTTACCAGTATTCCCAAATCTTGCAAAAGCCATCTGCATGCTGGTTGTAACTTTGTAACCCAGAGTTGCTTGATATCCCTATTGAAAAGATGAGTAAATAAGTGAATTTTAAAGCTGTGCCAACGCAAATAACACCCTCTTCCCCTGCTGCCCATGCTTACAATAGAAGGGAACAAATTGTAGAGAAGATTAGGCATTTTCACAGCATCTCTGATTTTtatgattgatttgttttttctcctttcaAGGGGTCATGACATTGTTTTCGATTAAGAGCAACCACCCAGGGCTGCTGAGTGAAAAAGCTGCAAGCAAAATAAACGAGACAATGGTCAGACTAGGTATGGATGCCTTCCTCTTTGTGTCACACACAGGAGTCGCTTTATAACATAAAGAGCACGTCCACTAGTGAAACAGTCCTGGTGCATTGCAGATTACTTATGAATCGGTTTGCTTTTATTTGATGCACACAGAGTAATTCATATTTCTTGGAATGAACCAGAACTTTGAACAACCTAACATTTGTCCGTTCTGTACAGGATATTTCCCTCCACATATAACTGCAGTCTCCTCttgccaaaaaataaattacagctaGAAATTGGCCTCAGAAAAGCGAGCCGCTGGGCGTTGTTTCATCTCGCTCTCGCTTTGATATGAGACCTTGCAATGTGAAGGACTGGAGAACATCAATCACGTCCAGAGCAAGTCTGAAGACTGCAGGACTGGTGAAAAGTCATATTTGTGGTTTCAGCCCGTGCCTGCTCTGTAATTAAGTCCTGCTTTTGCCTTGTCAGGTATATTTGGATTCCTTGCCtttggctttgtttttattacgtTTGGCTGCCATTTCTATGACTTCTTCAACCAGGCGGAGTGGGAGCGCAGTTTCAGAGAATATGTCTTGtgagttttttattattttaattttttctcgAGTATCAGTTTAGTATGTgtgaatttaaatttaaagacaaaatctttttatttatttttgatgtttAAACTTGTAATGTGGAGTTGCACGCAGACCTCTTCAGTTCCTAAATCGCCAAAAGAGTTTGCTATAGCAACACTGATTAGTCAATGCAGAAACCACAGTATGCTTATAGCAACTCTCCTGGCTGCACGATTTATTCAGCTGTTTATTTATGATGTGTTAAAGGACTGCATTCCAAGAAACCCAAATCCTGTTCTTCATGACGTTTATAAATCTCCCTCGCTATTTGACATTTTGTGTGGTCTTTTTTCCCCTATTCAGAAAAAATGCAAAAGTACGTAGAAACCCTAATTCATTTATGTCTAAGAGCCTGGAGAAGCACTAGGTTAACGAtggtgaaaaacacatttaccgCAGCATTTCCTTACATCTCCTATCTTGTTTAATAACCAGAAATATAGCCTAATGTggttcttttcacttacatttacTCATTTATATGTCTTGTTGGTTTACAGTTGAAACCCTGAAAGTGTGTAAAACTTGCACATCGCCAGTCAGTGGTGAGTGCTTGTGAATTGAGCCTTCCCTCGCAGTAGCAACCTGTGTATTTGTGAAGCTGCTGGCGTTTGTTGTGGTTTGTTGTCCGTTCCAGCGGGTGATGTTGTTCTCTGTGTTCCTCTCCTGTGCCGCCCAGGTGTGAGGCGAATGTGACGATTGCGGTCCAGACCAACAAGCCCATCCCCGAATGTGCCATTAAGATCAGGCCCAGTCTGCTGGTGGTGAAGATCAACCTCTTCGCCATGTTTGGCACCGGGATCTCCATGAGCACCTGGGTGTGGACCAAGGCCACCGTGCTCATCTGGAAACGCACCTGGTGCAGGTAACCAGccgctgtgtttttatttgtcttgttATATTTTCAGTGACAGACCAACCAGAATAGCAGCCTGTTTTTTTGCTGACTGTCTGATTGTCACCTTTGGCTGAAGGATCACCGGTCGAAGTGACGACGAGCCCAAGCGCATAAAGAAGAGCAAGATGATCGCGAAAGCCTTCTCCAAACGCAAGGAGCTGCTGCGCAACCCTGAGAAGGAGCTGTCCTTCAGCATGCACACCGTCTCCCACGAGGGGCCCGTGGGTAAGAGCTGGGGGCTGGCTGGGGGGGATTGGGGTGGGTGGTCACCAGCTGCAGTGGCGGCAGAGAAGAAATGTTATTGGAAAACAGAAATCATTATGGAAAAGAGAAGTGAGACAAGCTATTAGCCTCACACAATGCTGTCACTTTCAGACAAAGGGAGACACCCTGCCCGAGTGTCACCGTGACAGGGCCTTCCAACAAATTGAGTCTCAGAAACACAGTCGTGGAATTGAATGGTTGAAGCTGCCTGGATATTTCACATTGGCTTCAGCTAAAACCACCATAGACCTGTGACACTGCATCTTTAAGGAAACTCTGACCATTATagctgaacacagagcagttttGAGTGTCTGCAATTATTGATGTGCTTAGAGATGtgagatgtaggcctatgtgaGCCCTCTTGCTTCTGTTGAGAAGACTTGAGTTCTGTGTTATAAAGGAGAACCAGAGATCTGGAGAGCGAAGGGGGTGTCATGAACCTGAAATAAATTGCCCTGTGCTCTGGGAGGGATTAAGGAAAAATCTCAAATAGATTCCCGTGGGAGGACATGTCGGGGTTGTTTCTATGGCTTCATTCATTTGCCGGACTCCTTTCTCAGAGGCAGCCTGAGGTTTAATAGAGTACACACTAACTGGTATACAAGCCTGTTTTCATTAAGTGAGTGTGGAGGGGGCATTTCTGTGACCTCAGACAGTGACACTGGATTAGATCATGAAGGAAGTgcaagagcagaataaataTGATTTCCTAGCCATGCAGGATAGTACCGCAACAATGAACTGTCTGATAATAACTATGCCTTTGTTTTACAGTCTGAGGAAAACTTACCCATTCTTATTGTTGTTCCCCCAGCTGGTATAAACTTTGAGTTGAACGAACCGTCAGTGGACATGTCCTCTGCGTGGGCCCAGCATGTCACCAAAATGGTGGCCAGGAGAGGAGCCATTCTGCCACAGGATATCTCCGTCACCGTCACGGGCACACCAGGTCAGCggctctgcacaagggaggccCGAGGGCTGCCCTATCCTGGGATATAGACAATATTTCTATAAAGTGTAGCGATCAGTAATATCCGTGGTATCAGTGTGGGTCTTATTCTGTAACCGAGTCCCTTCTGTCTTTCTGCACAGTGCCACCCGATGACAACATGAACCAGCTGTGGATAGTGGAGGCAGAGATTCCCCCGGAGCtgcagaaaaagaagaagaaaaagcggCGGAGGAAGAAGGAGGTGCGTCCCCTGGCGCCCACAGAGGAGCTGTGTGACCTGGGCCGCCGGGGGGAGCGTGCCCACAGCGCAGTGCCGCGCCTGCCCAAGCTGCCCGGACACCGCAGCCTGGTGGCCACCGTGCGGGAGCAGCACCCGGAGGAGCTCCTGCCCGGCTCCTTCCCCGAGATCAGGCCCAGCACGCCCCCGCCGTCCTACCGCTCGGACAACCGCCGGTACCCTGCGCTCGGCGTGCCCTACGGGGACTGGGCACGGGAGGACCACGACTTCTCCAGCAGCACTCGGTTCCGCCCCCCGCCCCGGGATTGCAACGGCATGTTCCGCCACTCGGCTGGGGAGGGTACGCTGATGGCGGGCAGCTCGGGGAACGTGCCCTACATCCCCAGGACTCAGGGCAGGAGAGCGGGCCTCGCGCCCATCCACTCCAGGACCAACCTCATGGACGCACAGCTGATGGACGCAGACTCTGACTTCtgaggggagaaaaaaacactACAATACAGTGAGGGTGTTTGTACAGTTTGTGAGGACGAAGTGCTGGATACTTTTAGACTTGCTCCCACTTGGCCATCTAAGAAGAGGAAAGTAACATAGTCTTGACCTAGATAAGTGCTTCCtgggaattaaattaaataataaaaattgtaataaaGGGAAGGGTTGCAGGTAACCCCTTCAGACTACCAAAAATGACAAGTCCTGTTTACTGTGGTCCATTTACACAGTGGTAACGTCATAATATGCTGGAGTGCTTTTTACAATCAGCTTTTAAACCTTTTACTTGCAGCTGTCCATTTTTGTTACTCcatgaataacaaaacaaatcccACTGGAGTGTTTCTGTCTCATGAACAGCAGAGGAAATCTGACAAGGTGGcccatgaaaatgaaatgtaccGAAAACTCGATTCGACCTGTTTGGTGTGGATCTATAATGTTTGTTCAGATGGATTCATTTCACGTCGTGATCCGCTGCTGAAGAGGAAACCTTCTCTGCACAAGACCCTACCCAGCTTAGCGGAAACTAAGCACTGTTGTGTGTTAATGGATTAATGTCCTCTCCGGCACCGAAAAAACACACTAGCTTTTGC
This Amia ocellicauda isolate fAmiCal2 chromosome 15, fAmiCal2.hap1, whole genome shotgun sequence DNA region includes the following protein-coding sequences:
- the smo gene encoding protein smoothened; the encoded protein is MSSRVCPFVGRCGMLLLWGAYFLLARVGTAQKNDTGVLDYCQKSSTCEVLKYNTCLGSPLPYTHTSVLLAEDSSTQDEAFEKLAMWSGLRNAPRCWAVIQPLLCAVYMPKCDNGKVELPSQSLCQATRRPCAIVERERGWPDFLKCTTDKFPVGCQNEVQKIKFNASGHCESPLVKTDNPASWYEDVEGCGIQCNNPLFTQEEHSDMHVYIAVFGSLTLFCTFFTLATFVADWKNSNRYPAVILFYVNACFFIGSIGWLAQFMDGARQEIVCKSDDTMRLGEPTSTETLSCVIIFVIVYYSMMSGVIWFVMLTYAWHTSFKALGTTYQPLSGKTSYFHLFTWSIPFVLTVAILAIKQVDGDSVSGICFVGYKNYNYRAGFVLAPIGVVLVVGGYFLIRGVMTLFSIKSNHPGLLSEKAASKINETMVRLGIFGFLAFGFVFITFGCHFYDFFNQAEWERSFREYVLCEANVTIAVQTNKPIPECAIKIRPSLLVVKINLFAMFGTGISMSTWVWTKATVLIWKRTWCRITGRSDDEPKRIKKSKMIAKAFSKRKELLRNPEKELSFSMHTVSHEGPVAGINFELNEPSVDMSSAWAQHVTKMVARRGAILPQDISVTVTGTPVPPDDNMNQLWIVEAEIPPELQKKKKKKRRRKKEVRPLAPTEELCDLGRRGERAHSAVPRLPKLPGHRSLVATVREQHPEELLPGSFPEIRPSTPPPSYRSDNRRYPALGVPYGDWAREDHDFSSSTRFRPPPRDCNGMFRHSAGEGTLMAGSSGNVPYIPRTQGRRAGLAPIHSRTNLMDAQLMDADSDF